A window from Anaerolineae bacterium encodes these proteins:
- a CDS encoding Trm112 family protein, whose protein sequence is MAVSQDLLVILRCPYCVSGETRKPGDDPGRLELVRAGAWLVCQEPDCGRKYPIKEDIPVMLIDEGDKWVNTAVEDLPEPGKLVE, encoded by the coding sequence ATGGCAGTTTCTCAAGACTTGTTAGTAATTCTTAGATGTCCTTATTGTGTTAGTGGGGAAACCCGCAAACCCGGTGATGACCCTGGCCGGCTTGAATTGGTGCGGGCCGGCGCCTGGTTGGTGTGCCAGGAGCCGGATTGTGGCCGCAAATACCCCATCAAAGAAGATATCCCGGTGATGTTGATTGACGAAGGCGATAAGTGGGTCAATACGGCGGTTGAAGATCTGCCGGAGCCTGGTAAGTTGGTTGAATAA
- a CDS encoding metallophosphoesterase: protein MKILFVSDRVVNRLYSPKITERYHDIDLIVGCGDLPYYYLEYIVSMLNVQLVYVHGNHDPEREYLPDGTSIAGPGGGINLHSVTRLEKNLLLAGLEGSIRYKRGKFQYTQTEMWLNVFSLAPKLYLNKLRYGRYLDILVAHSPPYGIHNGEDHTHIGFEAFLWLMKTFKPRYLIHGHRHVYNPCEVTETQYRETKVINIYPFKILEIEPPA, encoded by the coding sequence GTGAAGATCCTTTTTGTCAGCGACAGAGTCGTCAATCGTTTATACAGCCCCAAAATTACCGAACGTTACCACGATATAGATTTAATTGTCGGCTGTGGCGATTTACCCTACTATTATCTGGAATATATTGTGTCCATGCTTAACGTGCAACTGGTTTACGTGCATGGCAACCACGACCCCGAACGGGAATACCTGCCCGACGGCACCTCCATTGCCGGACCCGGCGGCGGCATAAACTTGCACAGCGTCACCCGGCTTGAAAAAAATCTACTGTTGGCCGGACTGGAAGGCTCCATCCGTTATAAAAGAGGCAAGTTTCAATATACCCAAACCGAAATGTGGTTGAACGTATTCTCCCTTGCGCCCAAGCTCTACCTTAACAAACTGCGTTATGGCCGCTACCTGGATATCCTGGTGGCTCACTCGCCGCCCTACGGCATCCATAATGGGGAAGACCATACCCACATTGGCTTTGAGGCGTTTTTGTGGTTGATGAAAACCTTCAAACCCCGCTACCTGATTCACGGCCATCGCCACGTTTACAACCCCTGCGAAGTCACCGAAACGCAATATCGGGAAACCAAAGTGATTAACATTTATCCTTTCAAAATATTGGAGATAGAACCCCCGGCATGA
- the pheA gene encoding prephenate dehydratase has translation MSNSNLHVAFQGERGAYGEAAAVAFFGDSVEPVPHNDFDSVFEAVTNNEVERGILPVENSLMGSIHRNYDLLLRYELSIVGEVQIPIAHQLIALPGVTLADVKKVYSQPPALAQCEHSLNKLLPHAERVPTYDTAGSIKMIKEKNITDGAGLASARAATIYGMHILQPDMQDDSENYTRFVVVAREPIMPTGQAKTSIVFSMKNEPGSLFKSLAVFALRDIDLTKLESRPLQGKRWQYFFYIDFIGSQYEERSRNALHHLQEITTFFKVLGTYPRGV, from the coding sequence ATGAGCAATTCTAATTTACATGTTGCTTTTCAAGGAGAACGCGGCGCTTACGGCGAAGCCGCAGCCGTAGCCTTTTTTGGCGACTCGGTGGAGCCGGTGCCGCATAATGATTTTGACAGCGTTTTTGAAGCCGTTACCAACAATGAAGTTGAGCGGGGTATCTTGCCGGTGGAAAACTCGCTGATGGGCAGTATTCATCGAAATTACGACTTACTGCTCCGCTACGAGCTATCCATTGTGGGCGAAGTGCAGATCCCTATTGCCCACCAATTAATTGCCCTGCCCGGCGTTACCCTGGCCGATGTAAAAAAGGTCTACTCGCAGCCGCCGGCCCTGGCCCAATGCGAACACTCGCTCAATAAATTGCTTCCCCATGCGGAACGGGTGCCCACGTATGATACCGCCGGCAGTATCAAAATGATCAAAGAAAAAAACATTACCGATGGGGCCGGGCTGGCCAGCGCCAGAGCAGCAACAATTTACGGCATGCACATTCTTCAGCCCGACATGCAGGATGATAGTGAAAATTATACCCGTTTTGTGGTGGTCGCCCGGGAACCCATCATGCCCACCGGCCAGGCCAAAACCTCTATTGTCTTTTCAATGAAAAATGAACCTGGCTCCCTTTTCAAAAGCCTGGCCGTGTTTGCCCTGCGCGATATTGACCTGACCAAATTAGAGTCCAGACCTCTCCAGGGCAAACGCTGGCAATACTTTTTCTACATTGACTTTATCGGCAGCCAATACGAAGAACGCAGCCGCAATGCTTTGCATCATCTCCAGGAAATCACCACCTTTTTTAAGGTGTTGGGCACATATCCGCGGGGAGTGTAA
- a CDS encoding LOG family protein, with protein MEDNKKVISVFGSSSPQPGSADYEAARTVGRLLARAGFAVQTGAYSGVMAAASQGASEAGGHVIGVTSAQIEQFRPIPPNQWVREEIKCQTLRERQSHLVSCCDGAVVLPGGIGTLAEMAMMWSLVQVGEISPRPIVLVGGLWQRTLAAFIDEAYVRPSHQEMLTIARTPDEAVKKILNYFAHKP; from the coding sequence ATGGAAGATAATAAGAAGGTCATCAGCGTCTTTGGCAGTAGTTCCCCCCAACCCGGCTCGGCAGACTACGAAGCAGCCCGAACCGTGGGGCGATTGCTGGCCCGGGCCGGTTTTGCCGTGCAAACCGGCGCGTACTCCGGGGTGATGGCCGCCGCCAGCCAGGGCGCCAGCGAGGCCGGCGGCCACGTGATCGGTGTTACCAGCGCCCAGATTGAGCAATTCCGGCCTATCCCGCCCAACCAATGGGTAAGGGAAGAAATCAAATGCCAAACGCTGCGCGAACGCCAATCTCACCTGGTGAGTTGCTGTGACGGGGCCGTGGTATTGCCCGGCGGCATTGGCACCCTGGCTGAAATGGCCATGATGTGGAGTCTGGTGCAGGTCGGCGAAATCTCGCCCCGACCCATTGTGCTGGTGGGCGGCCTGTGGCAGCGGACCTTGGCCGCTTTTATTGACGAGGCTTACGTTCGTCCCAGCCACCAAGAGATGCTCACGATTGCCCGGACCCCGGATGAAGCGGTCAAAAAAATTCTCAATTATTTTGCTCATAAGCCATAA
- a CDS encoding GNAT family N-acetyltransferase, giving the protein MIDAVTIRPILPDELEPVAYVRSAGFGGAPEKALAALHETPRYNFSHIIVAEYQGKIIGTATVFPAQMWLSGVPVNVGAVAGVAVLPEYRQQGIATKMMKFSIVRMFAEGQALSVLFPFSHRYYQKFGYGVIGDLHAYRLNPGNLTIFAEGHKVRPFQAKDLNMLRAMYKGQLTWHNGWFTRSNEWWDKIVERWSKIMVFDHDGVIEGYYSYEMRTGSKGERELHLREFFAAEDAAYRGLIGYLAAQNEADVIEYLAPPDTPLRHVLHQPIADDAQNRGWIFNDLCHVTPGPMGRIINLPKALTARFYARHLSGERVLKIHDALIPTNEEPLRFRLVDGRAETQPADGKPHLETDVCTLSQMLCGYLSAMDARRLGRLQANEDTCSWLDQAMVDSPLYIQAGDWF; this is encoded by the coding sequence ATGATTGACGCCGTTACTATCAGACCGATCTTACCCGACGAACTGGAGCCGGTAGCCTACGTGCGCAGCGCCGGCTTTGGCGGCGCCCCGGAAAAAGCGCTGGCGGCGTTGCACGAAACCCCTCGCTATAATTTTTCCCATATCATTGTGGCCGAATATCAAGGCAAAATTATTGGCACGGCCACGGTTTTTCCGGCCCAAATGTGGTTGAGCGGCGTGCCAGTCAACGTTGGCGCAGTGGCCGGGGTGGCTGTACTGCCGGAGTATCGGCAGCAGGGCATTGCGACCAAAATGATGAAATTCTCCATCGTGCGCATGTTTGCCGAAGGGCAGGCGCTGTCGGTGCTCTTTCCCTTCTCCCATCGTTACTATCAAAAATTTGGCTACGGCGTGATTGGCGACCTGCATGCCTATCGCCTCAATCCCGGCAACCTGACTATTTTTGCCGAGGGCCATAAAGTCCGGCCTTTCCAAGCCAAAGATTTGAATATGCTGCGGGCCATGTATAAAGGTCAACTTACCTGGCACAACGGCTGGTTTACCCGCAGCAATGAATGGTGGGACAAAATTGTTGAGCGCTGGTCCAAGATTATGGTGTTTGACCATGACGGCGTGATTGAAGGCTACTATTCTTACGAAATGAGAACGGGCAGCAAGGGCGAACGCGAGTTACACCTCCGCGAATTTTTTGCCGCCGAAGACGCCGCCTATCGCGGCCTGATTGGCTACCTGGCCGCTCAAAACGAAGCCGACGTGATAGAATACCTGGCCCCGCCGGATACCCCCTTACGCCACGTGCTGCACCAACCCATCGCCGACGACGCCCAGAACCGGGGTTGGATATTCAATGACTTGTGCCACGTTACGCCTGGCCCCATGGGGCGGATTATCAACTTGCCCAAAGCGCTAACTGCCCGCTTTTACGCCCGCCATCTGAGCGGCGAGCGCGTGCTCAAAATCCACGATGCGCTCATCCCTACCAACGAAGAACCGCTCAGATTTCGCCTGGTAGATGGCCGGGCCGAAACCCAACCCGCCGACGGCAAACCCCACCTGGAAACCGATGTTTGCACCCTCTCGCAGATGCTGTGCGGCTACCTTTCGGCTATGGACGCCCGCCGCCTGGGCCGCTTGCAAGCCAATGAAGATACCTGCTCCTGGTTGGATCAGGCTATGGTAGATAGTCCCCTTTATATTCAGGCCGGGGATTGGTTCTGA
- a CDS encoding cold shock domain-containing protein: MNQRTTGTVKWFDMSKGYGYIELGNGQEVFVYYQNIVDKGLKNLIAGDRVEFAVTHKPSGMVASEVTRVI; the protein is encoded by the coding sequence TTGAATCAGCGCACTACCGGAACGGTCAAGTGGTTTGACATGTCCAAAGGATACGGCTACATCGAACTCGGCAACGGCCAGGAAGTATTTGTCTATTACCAGAATATTGTAGATAAGGGCCTTAAAAATTTGATTGCCGGCGACCGGGTTGAATTTGCCGTCACCCATAAACCAAGCGGCATGGTGGCTTCAGAAGTTACTCGCGTTATATAA
- the ychF gene encoding redox-regulated ATPase YchF, giving the protein MRIGIIGLPNSGKTTIFNVLTGGSAPTTAYAGGAFQVNTAVVDVPDARVDTLRQMYRPQKTTYARIEYADIAGVGGATSHEHSLGLSGELMNAIANNDALLHVVRLFADNAVPHPLETIDPARDIDHLDAELLLSDLSKIENRLERLADNLKKGKSLPTFADDQQEFEILTRLKAHVERGLPLRDIDLAAAEEKRLRGFQFLSAKPVLLVLNLGDEEAAPTLAYPHQKSAIIAVRGRLEMDIAQLDNEEEQALFMAEYGLAELSAGRIIRRSYDLLGRMNFFTVGQDEVRAWEAHRGATALECAGIIHSDMARGFIRAEVVNYQDLVAAGSHTAAKSMGKVRLEGKDHVIHDGDIITVRFNI; this is encoded by the coding sequence ATGCGAATTGGCATCATTGGTTTGCCCAATAGCGGCAAAACCACCATTTTTAACGTTCTTACCGGCGGCAGCGCCCCTACCACGGCTTATGCCGGGGGCGCGTTTCAGGTGAACACCGCCGTAGTAGATGTGCCCGACGCGCGGGTAGACACCCTGCGCCAAATGTACCGGCCGCAAAAAACCACCTACGCGCGCATTGAGTATGCCGATATTGCGGGAGTGGGCGGCGCAACGAGTCATGAACACAGCCTGGGCCTGAGCGGTGAACTGATGAACGCCATCGCCAACAACGACGCCCTGCTGCACGTGGTGCGGCTATTTGCCGACAACGCCGTGCCTCACCCCCTGGAAACCATTGACCCGGCCCGCGATATTGACCACCTGGATGCAGAACTCCTCTTGTCGGACCTGAGCAAAATAGAAAACCGGCTGGAACGGCTGGCAGATAATCTAAAAAAGGGCAAATCTCTGCCTACCTTTGCCGACGACCAGCAAGAATTTGAAATTCTCACCCGGCTCAAGGCCCACGTTGAGCGAGGGCTGCCCCTGCGAGATATTGACCTGGCCGCCGCAGAAGAGAAACGCTTGCGCGGCTTTCAATTTCTCAGCGCCAAGCCGGTGCTGCTGGTTCTAAATCTGGGCGATGAAGAGGCAGCGCCGACCCTGGCTTATCCCCACCAAAAAAGCGCCATCATCGCCGTGCGCGGGCGGCTGGAGATGGACATAGCCCAACTTGACAACGAGGAAGAACAGGCCCTATTTATGGCGGAATACGGCCTGGCCGAACTGAGCGCCGGACGCATCATCCGCCGCAGTTATGATTTGTTGGGGCGAATGAACTTTTTCACCGTGGGCCAGGATGAAGTGCGGGCCTGGGAAGCGCATCGCGGCGCTACCGCCCTGGAATGTGCGGGCATCATCCACAGTGATATGGCCCGTGGTTTCATTCGGGCCGAGGTGGTCAATTACCAGGATTTAGTGGCCGCCGGCTCTCATACGGCAGCAAAATCAATGGGCAAGGTTCGGTTGGAGGGCAAAGATCACGTTATCCACGATGGCGATATTATTACCGTCAGGTTCAATATCTAA
- the lon gene encoding endopeptidase La: MSSQFDIKDSLPEELPILPLRGTVAFPFIIMPLSIGVPRSTKLIKWAVQNNTMIGLVVSKKPEVDEPEPDELYETGVIARIHRVVRGDKDSLQVIVQGIERFKIDSWVQTEPFLTAKISVAPDIIEEDQEMEIEALRRRILELSSTIVEYLPQVPNEITEFLDQVEDPRIIVYTITSNMRMDFQDRLKVLLEDTLREKMSHLVRLMNHELEVLEIGQKIRSDTQEELDKTQREFYLRQQLKAIQKELGEDDDQAIVAEYREKIEAAGIPEEAKKEALRELSRLEKLQPQSAEYGVIQAYLDWMVELPWSNLTEDNLDIPHARQVLDTDHYDITDVKERILEFLAVRKLRLERKLDDEPVEPGREQDRAGGSILLFVGPPGVGKTSLGRSIARALGREFTRMSLGGVRDEAEIRGHRRTYIGAMPGRIIQAIKRVKTRNPVFMLDEVDKIGSDWRGDPSSALLEVLDPQQNYAFRDHYLDVDFDLSQVMFIATANTLDTIPPPLRDRMETIRLDGYTEYEKLEIAKNYLVPRQVKANGLLETEIEYAEEGIRQIIRDYTRESGVRNLEREIGRIARKVATKLTGGELTVQTEAGSEQTRAVTIDAEAVRVYLGKPKFYFEAAMRTERAGVATGLAVTPAGGDVLFVEAASMPGKDQLTLTGQLGDVMKESAQIARSYIRAHAHELKIETNKFNNVDIHLHVPAGAIPKDGPSAGVTMVTALVSLLTQRPVRSDVGMTGEISLQGQVLPIGGLKQKILAAHRAGLKTVIFPKRNEADLDDVPEDIREEMTFHSVECLDEVLINALSPVTPLVEDLETVDLPAVEMALN; the protein is encoded by the coding sequence ATGTCAAGCCAATTTGATATCAAAGACTCCCTGCCCGAAGAGCTACCCATTCTGCCGCTCCGGGGCACGGTGGCTTTTCCCTTTATCATTATGCCCTTGAGCATTGGCGTGCCTCGTTCAACCAAGTTGATTAAATGGGCAGTGCAAAATAACACTATGATCGGGCTGGTTGTTTCTAAAAAACCGGAGGTTGATGAACCGGAACCGGATGAATTATACGAAACCGGCGTTATTGCTCGTATTCATCGGGTGGTGCGCGGCGATAAAGATTCACTACAGGTGATTGTGCAGGGCATCGAGCGCTTCAAAATTGATAGCTGGGTTCAAACCGAACCTTTCCTGACGGCCAAAATTTCCGTTGCGCCCGACATAATTGAAGAAGACCAGGAAATGGAAATTGAAGCGCTCCGCCGCCGCATCCTGGAATTGTCAAGCACTATTGTTGAGTATTTACCACAAGTGCCCAATGAGATCACCGAGTTTCTGGACCAGGTGGAAGACCCGCGCATCATCGTTTACACTATCACCTCCAATATGCGCATGGATTTTCAGGACCGGCTAAAAGTTTTGCTGGAAGACACCCTGCGGGAAAAGATGTCGCACCTGGTGCGATTGATGAACCACGAACTGGAAGTGTTGGAAATTGGCCAAAAGATTCGCTCAGACACCCAGGAAGAACTGGACAAAACTCAACGTGAATTCTATTTGCGCCAACAACTCAAAGCCATTCAAAAAGAGTTGGGCGAAGATGACGACCAGGCTATTGTGGCCGAGTATCGAGAGAAAATTGAAGCAGCCGGCATTCCTGAAGAGGCCAAAAAAGAGGCTCTACGCGAATTGAGCCGGCTGGAAAAACTGCAACCCCAATCAGCCGAATACGGCGTTATCCAGGCCTATCTTGATTGGATGGTGGAACTACCCTGGAGCAACTTGACCGAAGACAACCTGGACATTCCCCACGCCCGGCAGGTGCTTGATACCGACCATTACGACATCACCGACGTCAAAGAGCGCATCCTGGAATTTCTGGCCGTGCGCAAATTGCGCCTGGAACGCAAGCTGGACGATGAGCCGGTGGAGCCGGGCCGCGAACAAGATCGGGCCGGGGGCTCCATCTTGCTCTTTGTTGGCCCGCCCGGCGTGGGGAAAACCAGCCTGGGGCGCAGCATCGCCCGCGCCTTGGGGCGCGAGTTTACCCGCATGAGCCTGGGCGGCGTGCGCGATGAGGCCGAAATTCGCGGCCATCGCCGCACTTACATTGGAGCCATGCCGGGCCGCATCATCCAGGCCATCAAACGGGTGAAAACCCGCAATCCCGTTTTTATGCTGGACGAGGTTGACAAAATTGGCTCCGACTGGCGCGGCGATCCCAGTAGCGCCTTACTGGAAGTGCTGGACCCGCAGCAGAACTATGCTTTCCGCGATCATTATCTGGATGTCGATTTTGATCTAAGCCAGGTGATGTTTATTGCCACGGCCAACACCCTGGACACCATTCCGCCGCCGCTCCGCGACCGCATGGAGACCATCCGGCTGGATGGTTACACCGAGTATGAAAAACTGGAAATTGCCAAAAATTACCTGGTACCGCGGCAAGTTAAGGCCAACGGCCTGCTGGAAACCGAAATTGAATATGCGGAAGAAGGTATCCGCCAAATTATCCGCGACTATACCCGCGAGTCCGGGGTGCGCAACCTGGAACGGGAAATTGGCCGTATTGCTCGCAAAGTGGCCACCAAGCTAACCGGCGGCGAATTGACCGTTCAAACTGAAGCCGGATCGGAGCAAACCCGGGCGGTGACGATTGACGCCGAAGCAGTGCGAGTCTATCTGGGCAAGCCAAAATTCTATTTTGAGGCGGCTATGCGCACCGAGAGGGCCGGGGTGGCCACCGGCCTGGCCGTAACCCCGGCAGGCGGCGACGTTCTCTTTGTTGAGGCGGCCAGCATGCCGGGCAAAGACCAACTCACGCTGACGGGCCAATTGGGCGACGTGATGAAAGAGAGCGCTCAAATTGCCCGCAGTTACATTCGCGCCCACGCGCACGAACTGAAAATTGAAACAAACAAATTCAACAATGTAGACATTCACCTGCACGTGCCGGCCGGGGCTATTCCCAAAGACGGGCCGTCGGCCGGGGTGACAATGGTAACGGCCCTGGTTTCGTTGCTCACCCAACGTCCGGTTCGTTCCGACGTGGGCATGACGGGCGAAATCAGTTTGCAGGGCCAAGTGCTGCCCATTGGCGGTCTAAAACAAAAGATTTTGGCCGCGCACCGGGCCGGGCTAAAAACCGTTATTTTTCCCAAACGCAACGAAGCCGACCTGGACGACGTGCCCGAAGATATCCGTGAGGAAATGACCTTCCACTCGGTTGAATGTCTTGACGAGGTCTTGATCAACGCCCTGAGTCCGGTCACACCCCTGGTTGAGGATTTGGAAACGGTTGACCTGCCGGCCGTTGAGATGGCGCTGAATTAA
- the dnaA gene encoding chromosomal replication initiator protein DnaA produces MNADQVWQTALGQLQMQMTQATFDTWVKNTHIVAQDKDILTVGTKSAFAKDWLENRLLATINRTVTGIMGYPVDIKFIVDAEGGAEQVTLPLLPEEPGPPHPSPNGNGQIPGAKERPMLNHKYTFDQFIVGASNRLAHAASLAVAENPAEAYNPLFLYGGVGLGKTHLLQAIAQYAVARGKQVIYSSSETFTNDLINAIRSQSTEAFREKYRTTDFLLIDDIQFIAGKESTQEEFFHTFNTLHSSGGQIVLSSDRPPKAITTLEDRLRSRFEWGLLADVQPPDLETRIAILRFKADSQQVYVPDDVMEFIARRAQSNIRELEGALNKVIAHAAMMRQSISMELATVALQDIVSRQAELSVEQIIAAVANYYQMDTEVLIERGRSKDVAAARQMAMYLAREETGASLPQIGEALGGRDHTTVMHGWEKIASQIEQNNKLRREMLSIREIIYQQIL; encoded by the coding sequence ATGAACGCAGACCAGGTTTGGCAAACCGCTTTAGGTCAGCTTCAAATGCAGATGACCCAGGCGACCTTTGATACTTGGGTAAAAAATACACACATTGTAGCACAAGATAAAGATATTTTGACGGTTGGCACCAAGAGCGCCTTTGCCAAGGATTGGCTAGAAAACCGTTTATTGGCTACAATTAACCGCACCGTCACCGGGATTATGGGTTATCCTGTGGATATAAAATTTATTGTAGATGCAGAAGGCGGCGCCGAACAGGTGACGCTGCCGTTGCTCCCAGAAGAGCCTGGGCCTCCCCACCCCTCACCAAACGGGAATGGACAAATTCCGGGCGCAAAAGAGCGGCCCATGTTAAATCACAAATATACCTTTGACCAATTCATTGTGGGCGCTTCAAATCGGCTGGCCCACGCCGCTTCTCTGGCCGTAGCCGAAAATCCGGCTGAAGCCTATAATCCCTTATTTTTATACGGGGGCGTTGGCCTGGGCAAAACCCACCTTTTGCAGGCCATTGCCCAATACGCCGTGGCCCGGGGCAAACAAGTTATCTATAGCTCCTCCGAAACCTTTACCAATGATCTGATTAATGCCATCCGCTCCCAGTCTACGGAAGCGTTCCGGGAAAAATATCGCACTACGGATTTTCTGCTGATTGACGATATTCAATTCATCGCCGGCAAAGAAAGCACCCAGGAAGAGTTTTTCCACACGTTTAACACGCTGCACTCCTCCGGCGGTCAGATTGTGCTCTCCAGCGACCGCCCCCCCAAAGCCATCACCACCCTGGAAGATAGGCTCCGCTCTCGTTTTGAATGGGGCTTGCTGGCCGATGTGCAACCGCCAGACCTGGAGACCAGAATCGCCATTCTCCGTTTTAAGGCCGACTCTCAGCAAGTGTATGTCCCCGATGACGTGATGGAATTTATTGCCCGCCGCGCCCAGAGCAATATTAGAGAATTGGAAGGCGCGCTCAACAAAGTAATTGCCCATGCAGCCATGATGCGCCAGTCAATTAGTATGGAACTGGCCACCGTGGCCCTGCAAGATATTGTTTCCCGGCAGGCCGAATTGTCTGTGGAGCAAATCATTGCTGCCGTAGCCAACTATTATCAAATGGACACCGAAGTATTGATTGAGCGGGGTCGCAGCAAAGACGTTGCCGCCGCCCGGCAAATGGCCATGTACCTGGCCCGAGAAGAAACCGGGGCCTCGCTGCCGCAAATAGGTGAGGCTCTTGGCGGGCGAGACCATACTACGGTGATGCACGGTTGGGAAAAAATCGCCTCCCAAATTGAACAGAATAACAAACTCCGCCGAGAAATGCTCTCGATCAGAGAAATCATCTACCAGCAAATTCTCTGA
- a CDS encoding L-seryl-tRNA(Sec) selenium transferase, producing MPSELRKLPGVDKLLQHPEVAALVEVHGRQLVIDAIRLELAAARQQIGAGQPAPAPDSLAQAITARLAAGIRPSLQPVINATGVIIHTNLGRALLSQRAQMALQQAASAYSNLEYNLAAGARGSRYVHAADLLCRLTGAEAAVVVNNNAGAVMLTLTALAKDRQVIISRGQLVEIGGGFRIPDIMAQSGARLVEVGTTNRTYIQDYEQAIDSACTGLLLAVHHSNYQLTGFTAQPSLAELVGLAHRYNLPLMEDLGSGTLLDTTPFGLAHEPTIQESLAAGADIVTASGDKLLGGPQAGLILGRAALIEKLKKHPLIRALRVDKTTLAALQATLLAYLENKAYTEIPVWRMISAGGPQLARRAKKWQTALRREPLLAGISLQIVNSASTVGGGSLPGQTLPTQALAISALSVDALAEKLRGARPPIIARIEDDRLLLDPRTVLPEQDQILVDTLKKVLGAG from the coding sequence GTGCCATCCGAACTACGTAAATTGCCCGGCGTTGATAAACTGCTCCAGCATCCTGAAGTGGCGGCGTTGGTTGAGGTGCATGGTCGCCAGCTTGTTATTGACGCCATTCGGCTGGAGTTGGCGGCGGCCCGCCAACAAATTGGAGCTGGCCAACCTGCCCCTGCGCCGGATAGCTTGGCGCAGGCAATCACTGCCCGCCTGGCCGCCGGCATCCGTCCTTCGTTGCAGCCGGTGATCAACGCCACCGGCGTGATCATCCATACCAACCTGGGCCGGGCGCTATTGAGTCAACGGGCGCAAATGGCCCTACAGCAGGCCGCTTCAGCTTATTCCAACTTAGAATACAACCTGGCCGCGGGAGCGCGTGGTTCGCGTTATGTGCATGCCGCCGATTTATTATGTCGTTTAACCGGCGCGGAAGCGGCCGTGGTGGTCAACAATAACGCCGGCGCGGTTATGTTGACCCTCACCGCCCTGGCCAAAGACCGTCAGGTGATTATCAGCCGCGGCCAACTGGTTGAAATTGGGGGCGGCTTTCGTATCCCCGATATTATGGCTCAATCCGGGGCCAGGTTGGTGGAAGTGGGCACTACCAATCGCACCTATATTCAAGATTATGAGCAGGCCATTGATTCAGCATGTACCGGCCTGCTCCTGGCGGTGCACCACAGCAATTATCAGCTTACGGGCTTCACCGCCCAACCCTCCCTGGCTGAGCTGGTTGGCCTGGCCCATCGCTACAACCTGCCTTTGATGGAAGACCTCGGCTCCGGCACGCTGTTAGATACAACCCCTTTTGGCCTGGCGCACGAACCCACCATCCAGGAAAGTCTGGCCGCCGGAGCAGATATTGTAACTGCCAGTGGGGATAAATTGTTGGGCGGCCCGCAAGCCGGCTTGATTTTGGGCCGGGCCGCGCTCATCGAAAAACTCAAAAAGCATCCCCTTATCCGGGCCTTGCGGGTTGACAAAACCACCCTGGCCGCTTTGCAAGCCACCCTGCTGGCTTACCTTGAAAACAAGGCTTACACTGAAATTCCGGTCTGGCGTATGATTTCTGCCGGCGGGCCGCAGTTGGCCCGGCGGGCTAAAAAATGGCAAACCGCTTTGCGTCGTGAGCCATTGCTGGCCGGGATATCTTTGCAAATTGTTAACAGCGCCTCCACGGTGGGGGGCGGCAGTTTGCCCGGCCAAACCCTGCCTACCCAGGCTCTGGCTATTTCTGCGCTCTCTGTTGACGCTCTGGCCGAAAAATTGCGCGGTGCCCGCCCCCCCATTATTGCCCGCATTGAAGATGATCGGCTTTTGCTAGACCCGCGCACAGTGTTGCCGGAGCAGGATCAGATATTAGTTGACACGCTGAAAAAGGTGTTGGGGGCCGGTTAG